In Ptychodera flava strain L36383 chromosome 17, AS_Pfla_20210202, whole genome shotgun sequence, one genomic interval encodes:
- the LOC139115558 gene encoding glutathionyl-hydroquinone reductase YqjG-like isoform X2: protein MSGTDLAPKASGSVQEDQSDKAARRAKGEFVRGVGTARDWITADGSSGYKAEPGRYHLYIANNCPWCHRCVLTRSVKGLQDVISMDVCWYRRDGAKGWQFNPDIPGCTVDTVNGQKYIIDIYKIGGIQQTSVPILWDKQTKKVVNNESAEIIRMLNCEFNEWAKEPIDLYPPKLRDEIEEFNAWIYPELNNGCYKAGFAKSQEAYDSAVRMVFNALDRLEKVLSKRRFLCGSQLTEADIRLFTTLFRFDPVYVVRFKCNKKMLNDYEHLSGYVRDVYQFKGVAEASNVEHCKQGYFGRSGNTVVPAGPDIDFNQPTERSKMK from the exons ATGTCCGGAACAG ATCTTGCGCCAAAGGCCTCTGGCAGTGTTCAAGAGGATCAATCAGATAAGGCAGCTCGTCGTGCCAAAGGGGAATTTGTCCGTGGCGTCGGCACGGCTCGTGACTGGATCACAGCTGATGGATCATCTGGATACAAAGCAGAACCAGGGCGTTACCATCTGTACATCGCAAACAACTGTCCCTGGTGTCATCGATGTGTCCTCACACGCTCTGTCAAGGGACTTCAAGATGTGATTTCGATGGATGTTTGTTGGTATCGACGCGACGGCGCCAAGGGATGGCAGTTCAACCCAGATATTCCTGGATGTACCGTAGACACTGTAAATGGACAGAAGTACATCATTGATATCTACAAGATTGGCGGCATCCAGCAGAC CTCTGTCCCAATTTTAtgggacaaacaaacaaagaaagtgGTCAACAATGAGAGTGCAGAAATCATCcgaatgttgaattgtgaattCAATGAGTGGGCTAAGGAGCCCATTGACCTCTACCCACCTAAGTTGAGAGATGAAATTGAAGAGTTCAATGCATGGATTTATCCAGAGCTAAATAATGGGTGCTACAAGGCTGGTTTTGCAAAGTCCCAAGAAGCCTACGATTCTGCAGTGAGGATGGTCTTCAATGCTCTGGATCGGCTCGAGAAGGTACTGTCAAAACGACGGTTTCTTTGCGGAAGCCAACTCACTGAGGCTGACATCCGTCTTTTCACAACGCTCTTCCGATTTGATCCCGTCTACGTAGTTCGCTTCAAGTGcaacaagaaaatgttgaaTGATTACGAGCACTTGTCTGGCTATGTCCGCGATGTCTATCAGTTCAAGGGAGTTGCAGAGGCTAGCAACGTGGAGCACTGCAAACAAGGCTACTTTGGTCGCAGCGGGAACACCGTTGTACCGGCTGGCCCAGACATTGACTTCAATCAACCTACAGAGCGTTCCAAAATGAAGTAA
- the LOC139115558 gene encoding glutathionyl-hydroquinone reductase YqjG-like isoform X1 has protein sequence MGVGLCRTKYLAPKASGSVQEDQSDKAARRAKGEFVRGVGTARDWITADGSSGYKAEPGRYHLYIANNCPWCHRCVLTRSVKGLQDVISMDVCWYRRDGAKGWQFNPDIPGCTVDTVNGQKYIIDIYKIGGIQQTSVPILWDKQTKKVVNNESAEIIRMLNCEFNEWAKEPIDLYPPKLRDEIEEFNAWIYPELNNGCYKAGFAKSQEAYDSAVRMVFNALDRLEKVLSKRRFLCGSQLTEADIRLFTTLFRFDPVYVVRFKCNKKMLNDYEHLSGYVRDVYQFKGVAEASNVEHCKQGYFGRSGNTVVPAGPDIDFNQPTERSKMK, from the exons ATCTTGCGCCAAAGGCCTCTGGCAGTGTTCAAGAGGATCAATCAGATAAGGCAGCTCGTCGTGCCAAAGGGGAATTTGTCCGTGGCGTCGGCACGGCTCGTGACTGGATCACAGCTGATGGATCATCTGGATACAAAGCAGAACCAGGGCGTTACCATCTGTACATCGCAAACAACTGTCCCTGGTGTCATCGATGTGTCCTCACACGCTCTGTCAAGGGACTTCAAGATGTGATTTCGATGGATGTTTGTTGGTATCGACGCGACGGCGCCAAGGGATGGCAGTTCAACCCAGATATTCCTGGATGTACCGTAGACACTGTAAATGGACAGAAGTACATCATTGATATCTACAAGATTGGCGGCATCCAGCAGAC CTCTGTCCCAATTTTAtgggacaaacaaacaaagaaagtgGTCAACAATGAGAGTGCAGAAATCATCcgaatgttgaattgtgaattCAATGAGTGGGCTAAGGAGCCCATTGACCTCTACCCACCTAAGTTGAGAGATGAAATTGAAGAGTTCAATGCATGGATTTATCCAGAGCTAAATAATGGGTGCTACAAGGCTGGTTTTGCAAAGTCCCAAGAAGCCTACGATTCTGCAGTGAGGATGGTCTTCAATGCTCTGGATCGGCTCGAGAAGGTACTGTCAAAACGACGGTTTCTTTGCGGAAGCCAACTCACTGAGGCTGACATCCGTCTTTTCACAACGCTCTTCCGATTTGATCCCGTCTACGTAGTTCGCTTCAAGTGcaacaagaaaatgttgaaTGATTACGAGCACTTGTCTGGCTATGTCCGCGATGTCTATCAGTTCAAGGGAGTTGCAGAGGCTAGCAACGTGGAGCACTGCAAACAAGGCTACTTTGGTCGCAGCGGGAACACCGTTGTACCGGCTGGCCCAGACATTGACTTCAATCAACCTACAGAGCGTTCCAAAATGAAGTAA